CATCCCTTTGAAAATCCTTCTCAGACACTCTGTCTGGGTTCATTTCTCTGCACATAATCTAATGATGCTGCAGCTGAGTGGCCTGAAGATTAGGAAAGAACTTGCTTTTGGGCAGAACTTCCCAACAAAGCAGAGTATCCGGGGACACACACCCCTCACTGTGAGTGTCTCACAGGTCAGAACTCAGCGTTTCCTGCTCCCTCCATGTAGGACTGTGTCTCTCCAGGGGATGGAGATGAAAGAGCCTCTCCCAAACACTCCTCATAGTCTCTGAAGAGATGCTGGCCAGAAacttgtcattgcttttggtgattaGCAATTGGGAAGAAAAGTTGTTCTGAAACGTTCTCAGCTCCCCAAGGCTGCACTGTCGTTGCCACTGCAGGTGAAAAGATAATTGCAGTTCTGAGGGGAGGTGAGGTCACAGAACCACAAACCATATCTCAGGATCTGGCTGCTTCCCTCCCACACGATCCTGGCTGTGGCAACCTTCGCACTGAGCCCATCGTCCTAGCAGCAAGATGGAGCTGGGGAGAAAGTTTCTGTTTCAGTCTCTAGGGAAGGGTGCCTCCCAGGAGCCAGGGTAAGTCATCATATTATAATAAGGTATTGTTCTAGATTGAAAACTGTCTAGTTCCCAAGTCACAGAGAAAAGAGGAATAGTTATGAGCCATGAGCTGAGCTACTGAAGAGAAATGGGATCCTAGCCCCACACCAATCCCTGGCGGGTCCTGATGTGATTTAGGAGAATCCACACTGACCCGCATTGTCGGTGTTTCACCAAATAATAATGAAACCTGACTATGTTCTTCAGGACTAATGTTCTTAAATCAATCTGTTGTAATAGTGAAACCTGGTTGCATTCTTAAGGACTGTGGTACTAAAATCAATCTGCTGTTCTGCCTACCCAGCAGGAATCATAGACTAAAATTTCAGGATTGCTAAGGATGTGACTATAATATCACCATGCTTGTAATGAATAGACTGACTCTACAGGAGTCATATAATTCCTTACAGAAACAGTGTATCTAATTGGTAGTTGCTGGAACGAAAATGTTTTCTCCAAGTCTGAGAGTGTGCAGGGCTTGATGGGAGCATTAATTGTGTCTCCACTGAAAACTACCGTAGTCTGTTGATTATGGTGAGACTGTGTCTCCTCTTGATGTTAAGGAGGCAGCATTTAAGGAAAAGGTAACTTTATAATAACGAGCTAAAGAGAGCAGCTATCAGACTCAAATGTGCCCTCTGATGTGTTCTCTGCTTTAAATAGATTCTAACATCACCCAAACTCTCTAATTTCCGTTTACaaagtatatacaatatacacCCACTAGAGTTTCCAATTTTCATGTTTGTCACATTTTAATTTAGTTATGCAAATATTGTCCTAAGGATAATAATTTGTTTAACTCAGTTATTAATAGATCTAGATATGTCATCTAAGATTTCTAAGAATTTGGTTATTACCTTACACTATTTTATCCCATATTGGTGTTTCACGTCCTATTGTTTTGGGTAAGACATGATTGTGGTAGGTGCCTTTATGCCTTTGTCCGTGGCACAAAAGCAAATGCTCACAATGTTTTTTACTCTCTTTCCATTCTAATATTGATCCATGCTTGCAGTCATTAAATCCAACTTGTCATGGTGCAGGTTTCTATAGTATCAAACTGTAATCCCTGCATCTACATTTTTTAAGATCTCTAAACctttatttatttggatattgGCAAATAGAATACATTTTTACACATAATGTAAAATCATTACAACATACAGTAACCTACTACAAGACTAAAATATAATGAcaaggaataaaaacaaaggtctgtgtgtgtgtgtgtgtgtgtgtgtgtgtgtgtcttattcAAAGAAGACAGCTATCTAGCTTTGTTAGTCAACTATAGTGGCTAAATGCActttctttgcaaaaaaaaaccAGGCAGGTTCAATTTCGCACTTTGCCTGTAAGTAGGGTGGAAATGTCGccagtcacttcacctctctgtgtctATGTCCTTCTCATATTTACAATGAAAGTAATAGTAATGCCTGCCTCATAGGTTTGTGAAAAAAGAAGTTATCACATGTATGATCTGCACAGCACTGATTCCCACATTGAAAGTGCTCTTTAAAGGTTACGCATTCAACTCTCAAAAGCCTCTTAACAGAAGAGCAACTTTAAGTATTTCTAAGGGCAGAGCAATGGGAGGTGGCGAATGCTGGGTTGCAGGTGACACTATAAATGTAGCTCATGCCTCATATTTCCATGCGGGACCTCCCAGCTCTGAAGACAAACATCAGTGACACACATCAGTGGCAGAATGGCCTCCCGGTATGTGGCAGTGGGAATGATGTTATCACAGACCGTGGTGGGAGTCCTGGGgagcttctctcttcttctccattATCTCTCCCTTCACTACATTGGGTGCAGGTTAAGGTCCGCAGATTTGATTGTTAAGCACTTGATTGCAGCCAGCTTCTTGACTCTCCTTTGTAAAGGAGTCCCCCAGACAATGGCAGCTTTCCGGGTTAGATATTTTCTCAATGCGATTGGGTGCAAACTTGTTTTCTATCTCCACAGAGTGGGCAGGGGAGTGTCCACTGGCACCACCTGCCTCTTGAGTGTCTTCCAGGTGATCACGGTCAGCTCCAGGAAATCCAGGTGGGCAAAACTCAAAGAGAAAGCTCCCAAGCATGTTGGCTTTTCTGTTCTCCTGTGCTGGATCCTGTGCATGTTGGTAAACATCATCTTTCCCATATATGTGACTGGCAAACGGAACCACACAAACATCACAGTGAACAAGGATTTGGGAGACTGTTGTGGGAGAGGCAACAACAAAATCGCACAGACACTGCGTGCAATGTTGTTATCATTCCCTGATGTGTTGTGTCTGGGGTTCATGCTCTGGGCCAGCAGCTCCATGGTTTGCATCCTGCACAGGCACAAGCAGCGGGTCCAGCACATTCATAGGAGCAATCTCTCCCCCAGAGCCTCCCCAGAGAACAGAGCTACGCAGAGCATCCTCATCCCGGTGAGCACCTTTGTGTCTTCTTACACTCTCTCCTGCCTTTTGCAAGTTTGTATGGCTCTTTTGGATAATCCCAATAGTTTACTGGTGAACACTTCAGCCTTAATGAGCGCATGTTTCCCAACTCTGAGCCCCTTTGTTCTCATGAGCTGTGACCCCAGTGTATACAGGCTTTGCTTTGCCTGGAAAAGATGACAAGATCTCCTAACCTCATCATAAACATGTACATTGTATATATTTGCTCATGGTTCAACTGATGATTTACTCTTCTGTGCAGCAATGTAATCTTAATTATGAACTTCTCCCAATTATGAGAAGTTGATGAACAAAACAGGGTGAACTTCCATCCCAATGATAAACAATATCTAGTAAGAACACTtataaatgaaatgatgaaattatttatgtaaatactCATATTATTAAAACTTTATTAATACCTGCAGTAGAGTCATTAGAGGTCTATGCAATTTAAATTAGGTCATGAATCATGATGAAATTATTATGTAAATACTCATTATTACAGTTTTATTAATGTCTGCAGTGGAGTCATTAGACAtctatgcaattaaaaaaaattgggtcCTGAATCAAATTGGAAATTATGGGGATCTTTATGAGGGTGCAACCTTCAGTCTGATATAATAAATCTATGCAGAAATTAAGTAAGCATGAGATTGCTGAAGAAAGTTACATGGGGAAGTAGCAATGAGGGAGATGATCATTCAAGAAACTGAAGAAGGAAGTGTTCTCCAGTAGTGATGATGTAGCGTGGAGATAAGGTTTTGGTCAATACCAGAACTGGGGGCCAAGTTATAAAATCAGACAGATAGTAgtcatttaaaatatgattatatgGAGGAAAATTAGTATAGCATGTTTAAATCGCTTAGATGTATAAACGGTTAGACTGATTGACAGTAAGACAAAGAAGAGTACAAAAAATATACTTATgccaaaataaaaacatcagGTGAGTGCTGTCTCTCAGAAAACcgatgctggctgggtgcagtggctcattcctgtagtcccaggactgtgggagtccaaggcaggaggatggctcgagctcaggagtttgagactagcgtgAGCAATATGTatgaacctcgtctctactgaaaatacaaaaaacaaacaaaaaaaaattagccagatgtgttagcacacgcctgtagtcccaggcacttgggaggctgagatgagacaatcacttgagcccaggaagtagaggctgcagtgagctgtgatcacaccactgtactccagcctgggctaaggGAGTGATACCctctctcacaaaaaaaaaaaaaaaaaaaagcagatgttcaGGATCTAAATCAGTagagggtaatttttttttcttcatcatgtGAAGATGCCAATTGATcatgttaaaaagaaagagattttggGGTGGGTGTTCTCATATCCCTAAGGTGAGCAAGCAAGCACAACCACTCATTGTATTAAAATTTACTTGAAATAACAGAGAAATGGCTATATGGAGGAAGAAAGTGTGAATCCACTCTGTTTGTGTGGAGATTATGGCAGATAGACTTCCAAAGGAGCAAAACGTTTATGTCCCAATTATAGGAAACAGTCTAACATACTGAGCCTGTATTTTCATTATAAAGCTGATGCAAAGTATTAAAGATTCAatacttcaaaaaacaaaagaattagtTTGACTTAATGTATTGAACTTCATgaacaaaaataaggaaacattTTTAACTTGTATGAGGCACTGAGCCAGCAGCTCCATGGTTTTCATCCTGTATAGGCACAAGCAGCAGATTCACACAAACAGTCTCTCACATATATCCTCCCCTGAGACCAGAGCTACGCAGAGCATCCTCATCCTGGTGAGCACCTTTGTGTCTTCTTACACGCTGTCCTGCCTTGTCCAAGTCTTGGTTGTTCTTTTTGATAACCCCAACAGTTTACTGGTGAACACTTCAGCCTTAATCAGTGCGTTTCCCAACTCCCAGCTCCTTGGTTCTCATGAGCCATGACTCCAGTGTATACAGGCTTTGCTTTGCCTGGAAAAGATTACAAAATCCCCTAAATTGATCATAAACATGCAAGTTGTATATTTTTGCACATTTCGAATTGGTGATTCTCTCATCCCTGCAGCATTGTAAACGTAATGATGAAATAGGCACAATTATGAGAAATTGGTGAGCAATACAAAGTGAACTTATAtcccaataataataattagtaagaataattataaatgaaacatgatgaaattattatataaatactttttaaaatgttaagaatgCCTGCAAGAAAGTAGTTAAAAATCtatgcaattaaaaaatatgtcCTGAATCCATCTGTAGAGTATGGTGATGTTTTTGAGCATCCAACTTTCATTCTGATATAATACATTTACGCTGAAACGAACTAACCATGAAATAACTTGTTGAAAACGTTACATAGGAAAACAGTAACATGTGAGATgatcattttaaaaacttgagaaaAAGTGATCTCATGTAGTCATGAGATAGCATGGAGTGAAAGTGGCATTCTATACTCAggtttttgagagtttttatcatgaaacattgttgaattttatcaagacTTTTTTTCAGAATCTATTGAAATAAGCATATGGTTTTTGTTCCTGattcttttcatgtttattgactgatataagtttttttgttttgttttattttgtctttttgagatggaatctcgctctgtcgcccaggctggagtgcagtggcatgatcttggctcactccaacctctgcctcctgggttcaagcaattctcctgcctcagcctcctgagtagctgcgatcacaggcacatgccatcatgcccaactaatttttgtattttttaagtagagacagggtttccccatgttggccaggctggtctcgaactcctgacttcaagtggtctgcctgcctggtctgcctgcctcagcctcctaaagtgctgggattacaggcatgagccaccatgcctggctattgaTTGATATCATTTGAACCATCCTCACCCTCTTGAGGTGAATCCCACTTGTTCATGGAAGATGATCTTCAATATTTCATTGTAGATTTTTTGCCAGGTTATCTGTCCATTATGAAGAGTGACATGTTGACTTCTCATGCCATCATTATATTGTAGTCTATCTTTTCCTTTAATTAATGCTTGCTTTATATATGTGGGAGCtccagtgttgagtgcatatgtatttataattgttacagcctcttgctgaattgagtcctttatcattatatagtgacattCTTTTTACAATCTTCGATTTGTTGTCTATTTGATCTGATAGAACTAGCATGTTCCTGTTCCATTTTGGTTTCCAGTTGCATGTAATCTTTTTCTACTCcattattttcagtctgtgtgtgtctttataggtgaagtgggtTTCTAGTAGGCAGCAGATACATGGGTCTTCATTTTTTCATCCATGCAGTAACTcgatgccttttaattggagaactGAGATAATTtccattcagtgttattattgataaataaggaCTTACTGCTGCTCTCAACTTTTGTCTGTCTTGGAAAGACAGTTTCCCCTACATATTTGAAGGGTAGCTTTGCTGTATAATATTTTCAGAtggcaggtttttttctttcagcactttgaaaatgttgCCCCACTTCCTCTTGGTCTGTACAGTTTCTGTTGAAAAGTCTGTTGTGAGACAAATTGGAACACCCTtgcatgttatttgtttcttttctcttgcaggATACTTCTCACATAAGTAAGAATAGTGACTGGTCGGCAGTAATCTCAGATTTAAAAACCTCTTGAGTCTAGGAAACCAAATCATGGAAAGATTGCTTTTTTGTTCTGGTCGTTttgtaatttctgtctttcttatgTTCTTATTGTGTTAGCTTACTGTGTTTTTTTGTGGTGAAGTGATTATCTCTGGTAGCATGTTTTGATTCATTACTTTCTATTTTCAGTAAATGTAATATAAGTTTTTGCATTGTGATTACAATGAGGCTTATAAAAATATCTTATAAAtacaagcatttattttaaatagataacAACTTATCTTAGATcacaaaaaagaat
This portion of the Pongo abelii isolate AG06213 chromosome 20, NHGRI_mPonAbe1-v2.0_pri, whole genome shotgun sequence genome encodes:
- the PONPYGV1R1805 gene encoding vomeronasal 1 receptor ponPygV1R1805 (The RefSeq protein has 1 substitution compared to this genomic sequence), translating into MASRYVAVGMMLSQTVVGVLGSFSLLLHYLSLHYIGCRLRSADLIVKHLIAASFLTLLCKGVPQTMAAFRVRYFLNAIGCKLVFYLHRVGRGVSTGTTCLLSVFQVITVSSRKSRWAKLKEKAPKHVGFSVLLCWILCMLVNIIFPIYVTGKRNHTNITVNKDLGDCCGRGNNKIAQTLRAMLLSFPDVLCLGFMLWASSSMVCILHRHKQRVQHIHRSNLSPRASPENRATQSILIPVSTFVSSYTLSCLLQVCMALLDNPNSLLVNTSALMSACFPTLSPFVLMSCDPSVYRLCFAWKRRQDLLTSS